The following proteins come from a genomic window of Gossypium raimondii isolate GPD5lz chromosome 5, ASM2569854v1, whole genome shotgun sequence:
- the LOC105770125 gene encoding growth-regulating factor 1, with protein sequence MDFGVVGLEGFIGSETATGFSSLGSDHQETNQKSYGSGGLFKQERSCNNEDELRSSKLAKIHDDFSCYSKPLMFHHRNTLLRSNASIFFDEQEEQQMLSFSAPKPDALSADRSSKNVTFPHIYLTGYNNGGFNGANMHGVCKGPYTPCQWMELEHQALIFKYILANVPVPSNLLLPIRKSLDSTDFSSFSGELFRPNTSMGWGAFQLGFSNNTDPEPGRCRRTDGKKWRCSRDAVAGQKYCERHMNRGRHRSRKPVEGQPSHSVTATAATTSKLMPNVSSSSASAVGPVGGSGEPNSLTSARQKYENLQLGGTSNLSAAASLNRSILNKDTVGEKMPYNAAGLSMISPNGDLKSKENPFLIPKQPISYEENLRNGFGVVSSGELNPSHKSSSMINSRNFGSSQDLTSQETDSQQSFRRFIDDRPKSRSHCSAISWPELDVQSYRTQLSISIPMAASDFTSTTSSPNNESLTSSPLRLSREFNPINIGLGVGNVVNESNQKQANWIPVSWGTSIGGPLGEALHSNGSTMVDLKNSSILNLMTESSENSPLVGSSPTGVLQKTTFASLSNSSAGSSPENNKTHEGVSHCNDLLGSNLVESSSLPAT encoded by the exons atGGATTTTGGGGTGGTGGGTTTGGAGGGGTTTATAGGTTCAGAGACTGCAACTGGTTTTTCCTCTCTTGGTTCAGATCATCAAGAGACAAACCAAAAGTCGTACGGATCTGGGGGTTTGTTCAAGCAAGAGAGATCTTGCAACAATGAAGATGAGTTGAGGAGTTCAAAACTGGCCAAAATTCATGATGATTTTTCATGCTATTCAAAGCCATTGATGTTCCACCACAGAAATACTTTATTGAGATCCAATGCCTCTATCTTCTTTGATGAACAAGAAGAGCAACAAATGCTGAGCTTCTCAGCCCCAAAACCAGATGCTCTTTCAGCGGATAGAAGCTCCAAAAATGTCACATTTCCTCACATTTACCTCACAG GGTACAACAACGGAGGATTTAATGGTGCAAACATGCATGGAGTGTGTAAAGGTCCATACACTCCATGTCAATGGATGGAGCTTGAACACCAGGCTTTGATCTTCAAGTACATACTTGCAAATGTGCCTGTACCTTCTAATCTTCTCCTCCCTATAAGAAAATCCCTTGATTCTACAGATTTCTCGAGCTTTTCTGGTGAACTCTTCAGACCCAATACAT CGATGGGATGGGGAGCTTTTCAACTTGGGTTCTCAAACAACACTGATCCAGAGCCAGGAAGGTGTCGCAGAACCGATGGAAAGAAATGGCGGTGCTCGAGAGATGCTGTTGCTGGCCAGAAGTACTGCGAGCGGCACATGAACAGAGGTCGCCATCGTTCAAGAAAGCCTGTGGAAGGCCAACCCAGCCATTCCGTCACAGCCACTGCCGCCACTACTTCCAAGCTGATGCCTAATGTCTCATCCTCTTCAGCATCAGCGGTAGGGCCAGTTGGTGGTAGTGGTGAGCCCAACAGCCTCACCAGTGCTCGGCAGAAGTACGAGAATTTGCAGCTTGGTGGCACATCTAATCTTTCTGCTGCAGCTTCACTGAACAG GTCGATTCTGAATAAAGACACTGTAGGTGAAAAAATGCCTTATAATGCAGCAGGACTCTCCATGATATCCCCCAATGGTGACTTAAAATCTAAAGAAAACCCTTTCTTGATTCCAAAGCAACCAATCTCATACGAAGAGAACTTGAGAAATGGGTTTGGAGTTGTTTCCTCTGGCGAGCTCAATCCTTCCCATAAAAGCTCTTCCATGATTAACAGCAGAAATTTTGGTTCATCTCAAGATCTTACTAGTCAAGAAACTGATTCCCAGCAATCCTTTCGTCGGTTCATTGATGATCGGCCTAAAAGTCGGTCTCATTGCTCTGCCATTTCCTGGCCCGAACTTGATGTTCAATCATACAGGACTCAACTTTCCATATCAATCCCCATGGCTGCCTCAGATTTCACGTCCACAACTTCCTCTCCCAACAACGAAAGTTTAACTTCGTCACCTCTCCGATTATCTCGTGAGTTCAACCCAATAAACATTGGATTGGGAGTGGGTAATGTAGTTAATGAATCAAACCAGAAGCAAGCAAACTGGATTCCAGTCTCTTGGGGGACTTCTATTGGTGGCCCTCTAGGTGAGGCTCTGCACAGTAACGGCAGCACCATGGTGGACTTAAAGAACTCATCAATACTGAACCTAATGACTGAGAGCTCGGAAAATAGTCCTCTGGTCGGATCATCTCCAACTGGGGTCTTACAAAAGACAACCTTTGCTTCCCTTTCGAATAGCAGTGCCGGAAGCAGTCCAGAGAATAACAAGACTCATGAAGGCGTTAGCCATTGCAATGATCTCCTTGGTTCAAACCTTGTCGAATCTTCCTCTTTGCCTGCTACATAG